A region from the Rhodamnia argentea isolate NSW1041297 chromosome 7, ASM2092103v1, whole genome shotgun sequence genome encodes:
- the LOC125315868 gene encoding uncharacterized protein LOC125315868, whose amino-acid sequence MAGMKLAVLVNHLMVLDAKYKNTWTKERDHTAGLWCSGTPVQANFIGCEFDMLQVCKRTANRAEFWNFGREPSMYFKETYDKYYKFEQCYLCESCWNCERKRPISCGNNDPSCFMN is encoded by the exons ATGGCGGGAATGAAGCTGGCAGTCCTGGTGAATCATCT GATGGTTCTGGATGCAAAGTACAAAAACACATGGACGAAGGAGAGAGATCATACTGCTGGATTATGGTGCTCTGGAACCCCAGTTCAAGCTAATTTCATAGGATGTGAATTTGATATGCTGCAAGTCTGCAAGA GAACTGCAAATAGAGCCGAATTTTGGAATTTCGGAAGAGAACCAAGTATGTATTTCAAAGAAACTTATGATAAATATTACAAGTTTGAGCAATGTTATCTGTGTGAATCATGCTGGAATTGTGAGAGGAAGCGACCTATATCTTGTGGAAATAATGATCCCTCATGTTTTATGAACTGA